One Myxococcaceae bacterium JPH2 genomic window, ACCCTTTGACGCCGGTCTGTTGCCCGCGCTGCGGGAGCTGGGCCTGGATGCAAACCCTGTCATCTGGGATGACCCGACGATGGACTGGCGCACCGTGCGCCTGGCCATCGTGCGCAGCACCTGGGACAGCCACCTGCGCCGAGACACCTTCGTCGCGTGGGCCTCCAAGGTCGGCAAGCTGACCCAGCTTCACAATCCCGCGGACGTGCTGCGCTGGAACACGCACAAGAGCTACCTTCGCGAGCTGAGCGCCAAGGGCGTGCAGGTGACCGACACGGTCTGGGTTCCGCAAGGTGGCACCTTGGACGTGGGCGCCGTGATGCGCGAGCGGAGCTGGGACGCGGTGGTGCTCAAGCCGTCCATCTCCGCGGGCGCGCTGAAGACCTATGTCCTGCCTCGCGCGGAGGCCGCAACCGCGAGCGCCCGCGTGGAGGAGATGGCCCGCGAGTGCGAGGTCATGGTGCAGCCCTACCTCACCGCGTTCGAGCGCGAGGGCGAGCGGGCGTACATCTTCTTCGACGGCGAGTTCAGCCACGCCGTGCACCGCCCTCCCACGCTGAAGAGCGCGCCCCGGAGCTTCTCGGAGCCGCGCGCGTTCACCCCGGAGAACGCCGCGGAGCTGAAGCTGGCGGAGCAGGTCGTCGCGGCGGTGGGCCAGCCCCTGCTGTACGCCCGCGTGGACGTGGCCACGGACAACGCGGGCCAGCCGCGACTCCAGGAGCTGGAGGTCACCGAGCCGTGTCTCTTCCTGTCGTTGGATCCGCAGGCCGCTGGACGGCTGGCGCGGGCCATCGCTCGGAAGCTCTGACTCGGAGCCCGCCCTGCTCGCGCCCGCGCTCGCCCTGCTCCTGGCCGCTGCGCCATCCGCCTCGCTGCGAGTGAGCGCGGCGGGTGACCTGCAGCTCGGCGCGCGGACGACGCCCGCCGTGCTGGAAGCCCTGCCCTCCTTGCTGGAGGGCGACGTGCGCGTGGTGAACCTCGAGGGCCCGCTCACCGCGCGCGCTCACGAGCAAGGCCTGGACGCGGAGGGGACACCGCGCGCCCCTCGCATCCGCTTCGCCGCGCCGCCCACGTGGGCCACGGCCTTGGCGGGCCGAGTGGATGTTGTCTCGCTGGAGAACAACCACGCGTTGGATGCAGGCGAGGCCGGCAGGCGTGACACGGCGAGCGTGCTGCGCGCGGCGGGCATTCAGGCTGCCATGGCTCGCGAGCCTGCCTCCGTGGAACGACAGGGATTGCATGTCACCGTGCTCGCGCGCGACCTGCCTCGCGAGCCCACGCGCGACGATGCACGCACGTTGACCGCGGCGGTGCGCGCCGCGCGAAAGACGGGCCCGGTGCTGTTGTCCCTGCACTGGGGAAACACCAACTCCAACCTGCCCACGCGAGCACAGCGCACGCTGGCTCACGCACTGGTGGAGGCAGGCGCCTCCGCGGTGCTGGGTCACGGTCCGCATGCGCCGCAGGGCGTGGAGCGCCACGGGCCCGGCGTCATCGCCTACTCGCTGGGCAACCTCGCCTTCTCGTGCCGATGCACCGCCGTGAAGGATGCCTACGTGCTGCGCTTCCAGCTCGCGGCGGACGGCGCGGTGTCGGATGTCAGCGCGCTGCCTCTGCGCGCGGGGCTCGCGGGAGAAGCGCCGGGCCGCGCGACGGACTCGGGGGCCGCGGAGCTGCTCGTCAGCGTGTCCGAGGCCCTGGGCACTCGCACCACGACGGCGCCGGATGGCACCGTCGTGTTTCCCTGAGCGCGGGGACTACGGCTTCGGCGCGGCGGTGGTCGCCGCGGCCTTGGCGCCCGCGGGCACCGGGAACTCACGGCCCCACAGGCGGACGCGCGCGGCCTTGGCGGCCTCCCCCTCGAAGAAGACGCTCGCCTTCACCTTCGAGGTGGGCGGCACCTTGATGGAGTCAGACGCCTGACCCGGCGAGCGCGTCTGAAGCTGCGTGGAGAAGCCCTCCGCGTCCACGAGCTGCGCCCCGCCACCTTCCTGCAAGCCGAGCAGGTGCAACGGCGCGGGCGTCTTGTTCTCCACGGAGAGCTGCACCTCCACGCCCCCACCGTCCGCCGGCTTCACGCCCAGCACGGCGAGCTCCACGCTGGCGAAGACCTCCTCGGGCGTGGACAGGGTGTGCGAGCCATCCGTGCTCACCGCGCCTTTTCGCCCCTCCTTCAATCCTTCCACCACGCCGCTGCCCGCACCCTTGGCCACCTCCACCGTCTTCCCCACCACCGAGGCAGTGACGTCCTTGGCCGTCTCTCCCTTGCAAGCAGGCAACAGCAGGACGAGCGAGGCAATCAGCAGGCGGCGCATGAACTCTCCAGAATCGGATGGCAAGAGATAGGCGCGGGTGTACTACAGGCTCAGGCACTGGCGCGAGTGGGGCACTCCAGGCCCGGGTTCCGATCATTCGTGGACATCCTCGAATGACCGCGACCGCCAGCTCGCCTCAGGAAGGTTATCTCTCCCGTCATGGCTCGATCCCTGCTGCTCTCCCTGCTCTTGCGGCAGCACATGGCCCTCAAGGAGAAGTTCCGCGCCAAGTACGCACACCCGTGGCTGGTGTGGGAGGCAGGTGCGTGGAACGTCCCCGAGGCCACCGAGCAGAACGTCGCGACCACGCGACTGCCTTTGATGGACCTGCGCGACTGCCTGCCTGCCGGTGACGCGATGTGCTTCGAGCTGGTGGCGCTGGCCGAGCGAGGCGCGCTGAAGCTGGGGCGGGCCGCGCAGAACACCTTCGTCGTGAATGACGCCACGGTGTCGCGCGAGCAGCTCACCCTCTCGCCCACGCCGGATGGACAGTGGTGGGTGGAGCGCGTGGCGCAGGCTCGCCCGGTGACGCTCGACGGCGAGACGCTCGAGCCCGAGCAGCCTCGGCGTCTGCAGCCCGGCGCGAAGCTTCAAGTCGGGGACGTGCGGCTCACCTTCCACGACGCCGATGGCTTCAACGACCGCATCGCGCGCATCGCCGAGAAGGTCATCGCCCAGGCCTCGCTCCCTCCGTCGCGCTGAGCCTCACCAGGCTCAGTGCGAGGCCGCGGGCGCCACGACCGTGCGCCGCGTGCCCTTGCGAGCAGGCTTCTGCCGCGCGGGCGTGGGAGGCGGACGCGGCGCGGGGCGGGCCTTCACGAGCGGCACCACCAGCTCCGCCTCGCTCGTGTCGAGCCGCACCACGCGCTCCAGGGACATGTAGCCCGACAGCTCCACGCGCAGCCCCAGCAGCGCCCCTTCGCGAGGGACCTGCGTCACCAGCGGGGTCAGCCCCAGCAGCTCACCCGTATCCGAGCGCATCACGTGCGCGCCCTGCGGGAACGAGCTGACCTTCAGCGTGACGAGCGCTCCCGCCACCGCGGGAGGCGGAGGCACGGCCGCGACAGGCGTGGGAACCGAGGCCAGCGCGGGCACCGGCGCGGCCACCACCACCACGGGGGCGGGCTCGGGAGCGGCGCGCCCCTTCATCCCACGCCAGGCCAGGGCGCCCACCGATACGACCAACGCGAGCACCGCGAGCCCCAGCGCCACCCGTCGATCCCTCAGGACCGTGGGCCAGGGGCTTCGCACGGCCGGGAGCGCCGTCGCGGAAGCGCGCCCCGCGGCGACCTCTCCACCCACGGGCATCTCGGCGAGCGCGTTCGTCGCAGGAGGCACGCCCGGCGAGCCGGCGGTCTCTGACGCGGAGCCGAGCACGGACACACCCGCCGGAGTCGACCGAGGCACGGCCGCGTCTCGAGGAGGCAGCGCACGGTCCAGCGTCTCCGCCAGCATGCTGTCCGGGACGCTACTCCCCAAAGACAGACTCGCGGTGCCGAGCGCGGGCGTCGCGCGATCCACGCGCACGAACTCACCCGAAGGTCGGCGCCCTCCATCGAGCGCGGCATCGTCAAACACGGGGCGCAGCAGCAGCAGCGCCGTGGTGACCTCCGTCAACTGCTGCGGCCGGGCCTCGGGCTCCTTCGCCAGACACCGCATGACGAGCGCGGAGAACTCGGCGGGCAGCGGCTCGCCCGAGGGCAACGTCGCGGGCAGCGCGGGAGGCGCCTGCGTGATGATCTGCACCACGAGCTGGCCGAACGCGGTGGACTCGAAGGGCGGGTGCCCCACCACCAGCTCGTAGAGGATGTTGCCCACCGCGTAGATGTCCGCGCGGTGGTCCACGGGTAGGCCCGCCGCCTGCTCGGGCGACATGTACGCGGGCGTGCCGATGATGGTCCCGTCCAGCGTGCTGGAGACGCCGCCGTGGGCGGACATCAGCTTCGCCACGCCGAAGTCCAACA contains:
- a CDS encoding serine/threonine protein kinase, which gives rise to MLGAYQLERLLGEGSMGRVYQARHAKLGRQVALKVLRADHARDSTFVQRFFQEARTVNQINHEHIVEIFDFVDEGSEGRVYCVMELLRGQSLATLLKSEPITLARIQRIAVQVCTALGAAHQVGVVHRDIKPDNLFIIPRGGQADFVKVLDFGVAKLMSAHGGVSSTLDGTIIGTPAYMSPEQAAGLPVDHRADIYAVGNILYELVVGHPPFESTAFGQLVVQIITQAPPALPATLPSGEPLPAEFSALVMRCLAKEPEARPQQLTEVTTALLLLRPVFDDAALDGGRRPSGEFVRVDRATPALGTASLSLGSSVPDSMLAETLDRALPPRDAAVPRSTPAGVSVLGSASETAGSPGVPPATNALAEMPVGGEVAAGRASATALPAVRSPWPTVLRDRRVALGLAVLALVVSVGALAWRGMKGRAAPEPAPVVVVAAPVPALASVPTPVAAVPPPPAVAGALVTLKVSSFPQGAHVMRSDTGELLGLTPLVTQVPREGALLGLRVELSGYMSLERVVRLDTSEAELVVPLVKARPAPRPPPTPARQKPARKGTRRTVVAPAASH
- a CDS encoding FHA domain-containing protein encodes the protein MARSLLLSLLLRQHMALKEKFRAKYAHPWLVWEAGAWNVPEATEQNVATTRLPLMDLRDCLPAGDAMCFELVALAERGALKLGRAAQNTFVVNDATVSREQLTLSPTPDGQWWVERVAQARPVTLDGETLEPEQPRRLQPGAKLQVGDVRLTFHDADGFNDRIARIAEKVIAQASLPPSR
- a CDS encoding CapA family protein; this encodes MSAAGDLQLGARTTPAVLEALPSLLEGDVRVVNLEGPLTARAHEQGLDAEGTPRAPRIRFAAPPTWATALAGRVDVVSLENNHALDAGEAGRRDTASVLRAAGIQAAMAREPASVERQGLHVTVLARDLPREPTRDDARTLTAAVRAARKTGPVLLSLHWGNTNSNLPTRAQRTLAHALVEAGASAVLGHGPHAPQGVERHGPGVIAYSLGNLAFSCRCTAVKDAYVLRFQLAADGAVSDVSALPLRAGLAGEAPGRATDSGAAELLVSVSEALGTRTTTAPDGTVVFP